The Porphyromonas pogonae genome segment AGCTCAATTTGAGATTGTATATCGTTCAATAACTAAAATTGAGACGAAGGCTCACACCGTAATTTGTGTTTTTTACGGGAAACGCTATAGTGCTCACTCGAGGGCGATTGATTTCACATTCGTAGAATGCCCGCAACATAATATATTTATTCAGGTCATAATCTGCACTAATCCCCACTCTTTTGCCTAAGCTGCCATTGGTGGATACACTATACCGCTCCTGTATTTTTCGCAGCATAATAGATGTCTCGTTAAGGGAGTAATTAGCTCTGATCACCAAGGCTCCACCATTGTATTCTCCACTTGCTTCCTCCTCTTTCTTCCCTCGACGAAGTCCCAGCAATCGATCAAAGTTATTGACCTTGTAGCCCAATGTGCATGATAGCTCGTTGATATACTCTTCCAAGATCTGATAAGCATTGAGATTGAGGGTGACTCCTCTATTTTTATTCCAATTCAATTTAAAGCTAAACCCACCCAAAGTAGTCATATCCACACCAAAAAGAGGGAAGAAACTCTCTTGCAAGGTTACTGAAGGTATACTATAGATACCTGATGCAATAGGCCTTACGGCTCCGTTATCACCTTGCATGGGTCTTAGTCCCAAATGTCCTTCGGTACGTACCCATCCGGAATAGGATGTATAATTTCCTATAATATACTTGGCAGTGTAGTAATGAGATAGGGTAATGTCGGAGAAGATATTCTTAATCTTGTCTATCTTACCAAGGCCGGAGTAGCGGATATTCCAGTTGGGCAAGGCCGAGAGTAATCCCGGCAGAGGGTTGAATATAGAAATTCTTTTGTCCCCCGATGAGGTATAAGCCGAGAGGAAAGAGGGGATAAGGACTTCCGGTGAGTTCTCGGAAATACCTGTTTCTTGCACCTTTATTTCTTGACCGGCATATGGTGTATTTTGTATAAAACCACTATTAGGATAGATACGTCCCCGATAATGCTCCATTACGTCCGACATGATCTTCCCACGAGTATTTAAGAAATTCTCAAAAGCCCTGGAATTGCTTTCGCCGTCAGATCGAGAGTTCCCGAAAAAGCTTTTCAACCCTATTGTAGTCATCATAAAATTACCTCCGTATATGGATGACATATCTTTCTCCGCAAAGCGTATCTGTGTCTGACGGGATAACGAGTGTATAGTACGTAAAGTAATTTTGAGATCAGGGAATGGCTCTAATCTGATCATCCAATCAAGCGTCTGTGTGCGGGAGTAATTGGCAGGGTAGATATCGGGATTGTCAGTAATAAGCCACCCCTTTTGCAATGCATCTCTCACGTACCCTTCCTTCACGAAACCCAATGCATACCCAATGCCAGGTGCTATGCCTGCGGAACTTCCGCCCTGTCCGCCCACATCCCTTACATCTGGACGAAACCCTGGTAGATTCAGACCTTGTGAATAAGCGTAGCTGAATTTTACATCTTTGATCATGAAGAGTGATCTATACAATTTCTTCAGCCATAAGCTCCCCATAGGCACTTCCTTATCTCCCACATCTTCCCCTCGTGTGCGAGGTCTTCGACGCAAGCTCCGTTCGAGTTCGTTATATGCATCATATTTGCGGTATAGTCGTTGCAAATCGAACGTTGTATTCGTTTCGAGATTGAGTTGATTCCTCACTGTATTTCCTATCGGTGAGAAGCCCGCAATATGCTCCGGGCCACGCTCCCAGGAGTAGTTGGCCGTATATGTGGTTTGGGAAGTAATCCAATTCAGTTTCCTGATCGACTCCGTGGGCAGTGTGTAGTTTACGGTAAGCGTCTGGTCATAATGCATCGGTTTGCCCAGGTCCATAATACTCCGAAGTACGGAGTCTTTCCATACCTTATATCCATCAGGATTAGTCTTACGGTTCACCTGCATGTATGGCTCTTCGATCAAAGCATCTGTACCACTATTGAAGTCTGCTGTAAGATTACGGATCAGACGCCATTGCATAGACAAACGTCTGTTCCATGAGAACTGTTGCATAAAAGTAGCAGCTACGGGCTGATGGGCATGAACCTTGTCTGTAGGTGTAATATTACGTATCTGCTGTTCCTGATAGTTTCTCGTGATAAAACTTTGGATATTGATATGCTCAGGCCAGAGCTTAAGATCGAACTCTCTCGCTGTTTTATTTCCTTTATTTTCCTTGTCAAATATCCGAAGAGCTTTGAATGGCAACACATAGTCATATACTACGCCGGCTCGCCATGACTGTTGGTTCTCATACTCAATATCAGGCGAGTGCATCCTGTCCGAGGCCTGCGAGTATGTAAAAGAGAGATTTGCAGGGTCGTAAGGCATGGGCGTTTTACTTCTGATATCCACACGGGCATTGGTGATGGCAAAGCCTGACGACTGCTTGTCCGTAACACTTATATTGCGTAGAGAGTCGCGTTGATTATTCGTCTTCAGCCCTGCCAGAGCATCTTTGAGCTTGATATCATCGTCCCACGGGTTATACTCAGGGGTAAGATGCTCGGCATTGCTCGAGTAGAAGAACGGGATCACGAGATGAGCTTTTTGCGGGAACAGCTTGCCTAGGTCAAGGTTTGTGTTGAAGTCTACACGTCTTCTGTCATCCATGCTACGCTCCAGCAACGAGCGGTCTATCCCCCCGAACCCGGCAGTCATATATTGACCGGCAAGACTCACATCTCCGAGATCCGCCAGCTTGACGTTCATATCAGCTTGTACAGCCCAGCCTTTGCCATCGGCAAAATCAGAAAGTCGCAATTCATTGGTCCACACCTCTACACTCTGTATCTCATCCGAGCTATTGGTTACTCCCATCATGATGGTACGTACATTACCCAGCCCGGGGTTTCCCTTCACCGTCATTCTATTTTCCGGATGAGCAGGATCATTCTCTGTAAAACGGTGAAAGAAATCCGCACCCGGAGTACCTACGGCACTCATACCGTTACGGCGTGATTTGAGTCTCGCCCAATTATTCAGATCGATATATATCTTATTGGCCACAGGCCACACCTTCTCTCTATCCGTGAGGCTGTAACTGCTGTAAGTACCGGGTTCGGTGATTTCCATGGGGATGCTGTACTCATAGTAATTGTGTCGGTAATCTGATCCCATACGAATAAAGAATCTCAGATCTCCACGGCGTATCGGTTTGTGATCTTGTGCCTGTTGCTCCGCATGCACAAAGAGTTCCAACTTCTTGAATTTCCTCAAATCCAAATTCACATTCTTGTACACCGCCCTACTCTCTTTACGTGTCAGATTAGATATTTTCAGACTCAGCGACTGCTCGTTGCGTATGCGGTTTTGACCCGTACCTGATTCGTTTACCTGTCGGTCAATATCCGGTGGCAACACGTAATTCACCGGCCTGCGATCTGCATTTTCTTCGAGATTCACTGTAGTAAGTTCCAGGCTTGACGCAGAGGTGTTGCCCACGCCTTCCATATCAATAGGGCGATTATAGATGCGCCATTCGTTACGCACCAGTCTGAGCGAAGCAAATCGTAGAAATACCTCATCACGAAATCCCGTAAGAAACAAACGCATGAAACGTATCGACTTGAAGTCTGAGACTGATCCTACCTTGCCATCATAGTGATTGATGGGGACTTTGAACTGATACCAATTCACTGTTTCCGTTGCTCCATTTGGTAGTTTCACATCCGCGCTCTTGATATCGGTAATGTAGTTACTTCCAATCCTCATATCTGCCGGAACAAGCCGTATCTTATATTTATAATATCGCTCCGTTTCATTGAGTATATTATCCTGATTGATATCTTCTATATCCGGTACCGTCTTAGCTGCACTTATGTTTTCATGATTGCCGTCCTTGGCTTCGGCGGAGTTACCCTCAGTACCATTGTAGTAGAGGTATCTATCCAAAATAGGACTCCGGCTCTTGTCGAAGTCATTGTTGCGGTAGTGTTTGAAGTTATCACCGGCAGGATCATTGAGCGGGCTCATCTTGTCTTCCTCCCATTTGCTGAGTACCGATGGTCGCACTTTGGCACGTAACTTCTGCACATATGCTGCATATGAGATATTTTCTTTTTCTTCTTCCGTGCTTATCCCGTTGAGCCCCACATCTTGCACGGCTCTGGCTCCCGCAGTGTTGTCAAAGGCATAACCGGAACTTTGTCTTTTGGGCACTTTGCCCCATACCGTTTTCTCCACTGCTGATTCATCTTTATTGACGGGAAGGCCGTTTTCAAAAAACTTTTTCCCGTCTTTCAGTACATCTTCCGATACGTCACCCAGATTGATTATAAGGCTACCTCCTGCCGACGAAGGATTATAGATAAAGGGATCCAGTAGCCAGAATTCTACATATTCTATATTCGCCGCTTCAAAATCAGACTGCTCAATGCGTCTCATAATGCCTCCGAAGTTCTTTTCAGGCTCACGGACATTCCCTTGGGCATCTATAGCATCAGCATCAAGGTTGTAGGCTCCTCTCATACGGGGATAATACGAGATATTGAGCGTGGGTATAGAGCTAATCCTATTATAATTGATCTCTTTGTATGGAAAGAGCTCTCCCGTTCTGATCATACGGGAGTAATGGTTGCTTTGCAAGTCCGGATCGTTCCTCATGTAAGGAGGCATACGATGTATGAGCTCTCCTGTGTAGATAGGATCTATCATAAACCATGCGATGTGAGAGCGGTGCATGCCATAACGCAGATCATTGGTCAATGAGGCTTCGGGAAAAAGAGCAGCAGCACCTTCTTCAAAAGGTACGGAACTCAACATCCATCCGTAAGGATTGATCAGGTCTATATAGCTTTGCGATGACTCGAAGTCATCGAGGTAGCTGTACCCCTGCTTATTACCCTTGCTATAGTGCCCGGGGAGAAGCTGTGCAAACTCTGCGTTGAAATTGATAAGAGAAGGCTCGGATGTTTCATAAAACGGTAGTTTGTCCAGCCATGATGTAAGCTTGCGCGACTCTTTGCGTATATTGATGTTCAATCCCCACAGCGTATTTTTCATAGCTTCTTCTCCAAACATTGTTTTGCCGGAGAGGGGCATTTCTGAGAGATGCATCACTGTAGCACCTATATTTGTATAGTCATTGAGGTGATAATTCAGATCCACCCCCAATACTGTTTTCCTCATCCCCCTGTTGAAGCTTTCATTGTCCACCGATATATCCAGTGGAGTACCGGCATTGAGGAGTGACGTGTTGAGTATCGTCGCTATCCCCGCTTGGTAATCGATCGAGTAGTCTACATTTTCGATTAGTTCTTTGGCTCCCGCACTTATCCTCACGCTACCCGGAGCCAGATTCACAGCTCCGAGGTTTATCTGTCCCGAGGTAGAAGATCGGTATTCCCCCTTGATGATAAACTTATTCTTTTCGGCTGCTTGTCTCGCTTCCACAAGGGTTTTGTCGTAGAGTTCGGTGTAGGCAAACTGATTAGCTGTTCCTCCCTGCCCTATAGCATCCGCAAGCGTAGAGCCAAAGGGTGCAACCGACGGGAATACCACAGCTCCTATCTCGGGAATGATGGTGATTCCCTCCAGAAAATCGAATGCGCCATCAGGCAATGTTGATTTTTTGCTGTCGAGTCTATCCAGCCCCAACACTCTGAGTAGCGGCACGCCTGTGATTTTACCCGCATTAATACTGGGCTGGAAGTTCCCCACATCATCACTCCTATACAGAATATCAAGCTTAAATCCATCGTGCTGTACATTACTGATACCACTACCCAAGTTATATATATTCTTCATCATGAGATGCCAGTAAGGCGACCGAGGTTCCTGCAGGGAACCCTTGAGAAGTTTCACAAAGATATTGTCGGTAGACTTATCAGGTCTATCCGATGTGAACTCACCCACCTGAAATCTTCTTCCTTGATAGGTGTATTCATAAGCCACTGCAAGACATTCGTCAGCATTGAGCCTGAAATTGAGCGATAGATATCCCAGTGTAGGGTTCAGGATGTATTCGTTGGGCGTCAAAAGCCTAGCATTTTCCACTTTCTCATAGTCTGTCCCCACGGTATAAGTAGGCGATAGTCCCGCATTCAATCCATCCACTCGCCTGAGAGACGGATTGGAATTAATCTCTTCATAAAGGGTATTGGCAAAGTTATTCATGATCGGTTCCCCCTTTTTAGTCACATGGGAGTTGAATATTACCGAAGGCTCGCCAAGGTCAGAAAAGGCAGCTACATTGCGTGCATTGTCATATTTACCGGTTTTATTGGTAACCCATACTTCTATACGGTTTATCCTGATACCGGAAGTAATCACAGGCACATGAGCCATCCATCGGTCGAAGTGATCGTAGAAGTAATGCCCGAGAAAAAAGTGTCTGTTCTCGTCATAGCCATCGGACTGTAACTCGAAAGCCTGTGTCTGTTTACCGCCACGAGTAGCCAGCTGTCTACGCTGCGTATGCTGCTGGCTGGCTGCAATGTCAATGTCGAGTTTGCCAAACTGAAGTTTGGAGTGAATCCCGAACAGCCGTCCGCCACCATTGATCAACGAGTTACGAGGGCGAAAGAAGATATCTCCCACATCAATAAACTTGATGATATCGTCCTCCTCTCCGGTGTAAGACAGTTTTATACGTCTGCCCTCGCGATCAAAAGTCGCTTCTGTATCATAGTTGATATCCATCTTGAGGCGTGTGCCTAGCGATGCTTGAGCATTGAGCCTGATGAGTTCCTGAAAATTAAAGTATTTGCGCGTACGCCGTGCTGTGCTGATAGCCGGGTTATCTATATGTGTTCGGCGCATACCCAGTGAGAAGTCGGCAGTACCATTGAGCTTGATCTTGAATCCCCCTTCTCCGAAGATCTCTTCCAAAATACCGCCGTCCTGTTTCATTGTGGGATGTGTCATAGTCTGCACAGGAAACACCCGCATAGACTCGGACAACGATAGAGGTAAGCGCAGGGGGGGTATCACCACAGGGGCTACTATCGGTAGGGCGCGGAGCGAGTCTGCAGGGAGTCGCAGAGGTATGGGATAAGCGTTTTTGGCGGTAATTGCGGGAGATATACCGATGTTTGTATAGCGTGATCCCACGGAACCTAACTTATGTTGCCCCGTGACGGACGAAGCATGACGTACCTGTGCATGCATTGCAGAGAAAGAGCAAAGCGACACCAAACATACTATGAGTATGATCGTGAAGAAGTATGTGCAATGATGTTTGGTGATTCTCCACATACGGTGTCTTTGCTAATACACATCCATAAGTTTTGGTCAATATCTCGGATTACTTGTCAGAGTAGTCGCAGTGCCTTTTTGATGATCTCCTCTACAGACATGGAAGGGCTGGAAGTAACTATAGATCTCACAGCTTTGCGAATGTCGGCATCTCCGTATCCCAGCATCTTCAATGCCTTGGAAGCCTCCTCGGCAGCACCAGCATGTGCATAGGCATCCGCAAGAGGAGAGGTTACCTCTACTCCATCTTCGAGAGGAACAAGTTTGCCTTTCAGATCCACGATGATGCGCTGTGCGGTCTTGAGCCCGATACCTTTTACAGCTTTGAGAGCTTCTGTTTGTCCCAGCGTGATGATCTGGTTAAGCTCCGCGGGGGCATAGGTACTCAGGATCACCCGAGCCGTATTGGGGCCTACTCCGGACACAGTATTGAGCTGTCTGAAGAGTTCTTGCTCCGCACTCGTGGCAAAGCCATACAGCAGATGAGCATCCTCTCGTATAATTTGGGTAATAAGCACCTTACCCTCCCGTTTGCCTTGGTATGCTGTATAGGTAGTAAGAGATATATTGACCGAATAGCCTACTCCCCCACATTCCACAATCATCATGGTAGGAGTAAGCTCGGCAATATCACCACGTAAATATGCTATCATATCAATTTGATTTATTTTTTCGAAGTTGATTATTTGCAAAAGTAGCCATTTTAGCCCAAAGGGCATCTATCTGCGAATCAGTCAGCGTTTTTCGCCCAATGACTTACTGCAAATAAAAAGTCCGGAGAAGCTGACTTCAGCTTTTCCGGACCCCTGAGAGAGACTTCCATCTAAAACTCTAAAGAAAAGCTCCGCATTTTTCAATGAGCGGGAGCAACAATGCTGTTATAATACCCATAATGCCGATAGCCAACCCACTCAAAGCTCCTTCTATGGCACCCATCTGTATAGCTGTAGCAGTACCTACACCATGAGAAGATGCTCCCAGAGCCAGCCCTTTGGCAATAGGGCTCTTGATCCTGAGCAACCTCATGAGGGGTGGTGCTATAATGCTACCCATAATGCCTGCAGCAACTACGACTACGGCTGTGAGCGGTGGGATACCTCCGTTTTTGGCAGCCAGTTCCATGGCTATGGGGGTAGTCACCGATTTAGGCTCCAAGGAGGCTATGAGACTGTGGTTGGCTCCCATCAAGGAGCCTGTTACTGCAATGGACACAATGCCTATAAAGGCTCCTGTGAGTACAGATGCAAATATCGAAAGCACATTGCCTTTGAGATGATGCACCTGCTTGTAAAGGATATATCCCAAGGATACCACCGATGGGCCCAAAAAGAAATTGAGCATATGGCTCGATCGCAGAAACTGCTCATAGGGAATGCCCCAAAGTTTGAGGAGGACGATGATCACCACAATAGAAATAAGTAAAGGATTGGCAATGGCTGTGCCCACAGCCTTGGATAGCCTGATGCTCAGCAAATAAATGCCGATCACTGCTCCCAACATAAAGACCTCGCTTGTCATAATCTCCTTCACGGCTTTCGCCTCCTTTCCAGCCTATCCTGTATATAAGCTACGGATCCGATAACCAATACAGAACTCACTATGACGCAAATGAGTATTATGCCCCAGTATTGCCTGATAAGATCCATCTGCGTCATCAGCCCTACTCCTGCAGGCAAGAAGAATAGCCCCATATTATCTGCCAGTAATCTTGCAGGGGCATCGACTTTATTTTCGGGAATTATTTTGAATGATAGAGCTATAAAAAGGAGTATCATACCCAATACACATCCCGGAATAAAGCCTCCTGTAAGCTTACTTGCGAGTTCTCCCAACCAGCAGAATAGGAATACATTGAAAATCTTGATAAGACTTTTCACCGGATTAATTTTTTATAATTAAAATTCTATGCTAAGACAAAGTTATTATATTTATTTAAAAACAAGAGGGAGCTATTTAAATTAAGCACAAGGTGTATATGCTCATGTAGAATGACTACGATTGAGTAAAGGATTGTCCGTAAGCAATATGGTGCGACTATCGCACTTTCAAAAAATAAACTAAAAATTTTAGATCTTATGCAGAAAATTGAAATAGGGGTGTTGGCAAAAAAAGGCTTTCTTCTCGTGCTGATTTTTTATTACTAAGAAGAGACCGTTGCATAGCAGGCAAATTGCTTCGTTGCTTGCGAGATTCGCGCTTGGTCATTTACCTCAAGTAAACTCCCTGTGCACTCACTCTTAGCGCCTTGCACTTTACCCTCTCTGCCCGGTCAAAGTGTCTTTTGTCGGCTTTGCCTCCAAAATCCACAAGACTGTTGACTTTTGCAACAGTCTCAAGAAGTGAAAATAGAGCCACGATAGATTGCCTCCGTACCGATACAATCTTTTTTCATCAAATCAAGCGATACATCTTGACATCGGCTCCTTGAGATTGTATCTTTGTACTTTTACAAATTACATCTTCAATACGATATACTTAAAAAATATACTAAACAGACATGGAAATAAACGGCAATAACTCACGTCAGTCCTATAACAAGCGGAACCAGATTACGAATACTTCACGCAAAAATGCTACACACGCAGTGGTACCCATAGTAAAATCATCCCTCCCTGTAAATGAAAGATTCAGGATTTACTCCCTCTTATTTGATAATTGGACTTCAAAGATATACCTGTTCTGTAAATATTGATTTCGTCCTTGGTAGACATCTATGTCTGTGAAATATAACAACTCACTCTCGCAACATATTATGAATTTCAATGTAAAAACAAAGAACCGAAACCTCATCACACCCTCACTCCCAAAGGCACTATATACCCGCCACACCCTGTATCGGCTACACAACAACCCAGAGTAACATCTCTCCATTATGCCCAAAGCAAGCGTCTTCACGCTTAGCAACATTTGAGCAAAATCACCTGAAAAACTTCAATTTTTTCGATATCATTTACAAGGTAGATAGGATCATTCAGAAAGCTATCACCCATACAGTCGGCTGATTTATCCTATAAAGTCTACAATTCTATCATACACGGTCAATCGAGCTATCCTATAAAGTCTGCAATCTTATCATACACGGCCGGCCGACCTATGTATAAAGTCAACAATCCTATCCTAATAGAATTACACACGGATAGATCAGGAAATAGAAATAGCACCCGATATAATAACGATATGAAATAAAGAGGAGCTATATACCTCAATAATTGATCAACATAACAAGGCTGAAGTCTCAGATTTATTTAAAGCTTTTTTTCCCGATTTTATTCCCTCAAAAACCAATTTCTTATTTAGACTTTGTTCAAATAAGGCTCATGTCTTAGTTAAAACACCGGGAGTAAAAAAGAAAAAAACATAATACTAAATATATTTAGTACACAAATTTCTAAGCATATAAGTCCCCCTCTATATCTGCCTAATTTTATTATTTCTATCTGGCATATTTTCAATTCAGTATTTCTATATCTTTACATCATTGATACATGAAAGCCAATAAAATCAAGCATAAATCATAATAAATAAAGTAGCACCAAAATCGCAACAACCACGTAAGCAACTCGCTACAAAAACACATACTTCATGAGACAGTCAAATTTTATATCATGTATTCTTACAGGCATCATCATTATTATGCTCAGCTCCTGCTCAATAGAGACTGTTGACTTTTGCAACAGCCTCAAAGAATAAATGTGGATACGTAGTCGTCCCTTAAAAAGCACATTTCAGCGCAATCCTCTCCATTGGGAGTGTTTCGCTGATTTTGTTTATTAGGTACAAAAGAAGCTTCATGGCTCTTTTGAAGTTATATGCCGCTGCAGCTAACATTACATTGATAGCATCCCCGAAGAGCCCTTTGTAAAAGTTACGTCCCAAGCGATAATCTGATTTTAAATGTCCGATAGTTGGTTCTATTCCTGCACGCTTGCAGAAAA includes the following:
- the ruvA gene encoding Holliday junction branch migration protein RuvA, encoding MIAYLRGDIAELTPTMMIVECGGVGYSVNISLTTYTAYQGKREGKVLITQIIREDAHLLYGFATSAEQELFRQLNTVSGVGPNTARVILSTYAPAELNQIITLGQTEALKAVKGIGLKTAQRIIVDLKGKLVPLEDGVEVTSPLADAYAHAGAAEEASKALKMLGYGDADIRKAVRSIVTSSPSMSVEEIIKKALRLL
- the sov gene encoding T9SS outer membrane translocon Sov/SprA, whose translation is MWRITKHHCTYFFTIILIVCLVSLCSFSAMHAQVRHASSVTGQHKLGSVGSRYTNIGISPAITAKNAYPIPLRLPADSLRALPIVAPVVIPPLRLPLSLSESMRVFPVQTMTHPTMKQDGGILEEIFGEGGFKIKLNGTADFSLGMRRTHIDNPAISTARRTRKYFNFQELIRLNAQASLGTRLKMDINYDTEATFDREGRRIKLSYTGEEDDIIKFIDVGDIFFRPRNSLINGGGRLFGIHSKLQFGKLDIDIAASQQHTQRRQLATRGGKQTQAFELQSDGYDENRHFFLGHYFYDHFDRWMAHVPVITSGIRINRIEVWVTNKTGKYDNARNVAAFSDLGEPSVIFNSHVTKKGEPIMNNFANTLYEEINSNPSLRRVDGLNAGLSPTYTVGTDYEKVENARLLTPNEYILNPTLGYLSLNFRLNADECLAVAYEYTYQGRRFQVGEFTSDRPDKSTDNIFVKLLKGSLQEPRSPYWHLMMKNIYNLGSGISNVQHDGFKLDILYRSDDVGNFQPSINAGKITGVPLLRVLGLDRLDSKKSTLPDGAFDFLEGITIIPEIGAVVFPSVAPFGSTLADAIGQGGTANQFAYTELYDKTLVEARQAAEKNKFIIKGEYRSSTSGQINLGAVNLAPGSVRISAGAKELIENVDYSIDYQAGIATILNTSLLNAGTPLDISVDNESFNRGMRKTVLGVDLNYHLNDYTNIGATVMHLSEMPLSGKTMFGEEAMKNTLWGLNINIRKESRKLTSWLDKLPFYETSEPSLINFNAEFAQLLPGHYSKGNKQGYSYLDDFESSQSYIDLINPYGWMLSSVPFEEGAAALFPEASLTNDLRYGMHRSHIAWFMIDPIYTGELIHRMPPYMRNDPDLQSNHYSRMIRTGELFPYKEINYNRISSIPTLNISYYPRMRGAYNLDADAIDAQGNVREPEKNFGGIMRRIEQSDFEAANIEYVEFWLLDPFIYNPSSAGGSLIINLGDVSEDVLKDGKKFFENGLPVNKDESAVEKTVWGKVPKRQSSGYAFDNTAGARAVQDVGLNGISTEEEKENISYAAYVQKLRAKVRPSVLSKWEEDKMSPLNDPAGDNFKHYRNNDFDKSRSPILDRYLYYNGTEGNSAEAKDGNHENISAAKTVPDIEDINQDNILNETERYYKYKIRLVPADMRIGSNYITDIKSADVKLPNGATETVNWYQFKVPINHYDGKVGSVSDFKSIRFMRLFLTGFRDEVFLRFASLRLVRNEWRIYNRPIDMEGVGNTSASSLELTTVNLEENADRRPVNYVLPPDIDRQVNESGTGQNRIRNEQSLSLKISNLTRKESRAVYKNVNLDLRKFKKLELFVHAEQQAQDHKPIRRGDLRFFIRMGSDYRHNYYEYSIPMEITEPGTYSSYSLTDREKVWPVANKIYIDLNNWARLKSRRNGMSAVGTPGADFFHRFTENDPAHPENRMTVKGNPGLGNVRTIMMGVTNSSDEIQSVEVWTNELRLSDFADGKGWAVQADMNVKLADLGDVSLAGQYMTAGFGGIDRSLLERSMDDRRRVDFNTNLDLGKLFPQKAHLVIPFFYSSNAEHLTPEYNPWDDDIKLKDALAGLKTNNQRDSLRNISVTDKQSSGFAITNARVDIRSKTPMPYDPANLSFTYSQASDRMHSPDIEYENQQSWRAGVVYDYVLPFKALRIFDKENKGNKTAREFDLKLWPEHINIQSFITRNYQEQQIRNITPTDKVHAHQPVAATFMQQFSWNRRLSMQWRLIRNLTADFNSGTDALIEEPYMQVNRKTNPDGYKVWKDSVLRSIMDLGKPMHYDQTLTVNYTLPTESIRKLNWITSQTTYTANYSWERGPEHIAGFSPIGNTVRNQLNLETNTTFDLQRLYRKYDAYNELERSLRRRPRTRGEDVGDKEVPMGSLWLKKLYRSLFMIKDVKFSYAYSQGLNLPGFRPDVRDVGGQGGSSAGIAPGIGYALGFVKEGYVRDALQKGWLITDNPDIYPANYSRTQTLDWMIRLEPFPDLKITLRTIHSLSRQTQIRFAEKDMSSIYGGNFMMTTIGLKSFFGNSRSDGESNSRAFENFLNTRGKIMSDVMEHYRGRIYPNSGFIQNTPYAGQEIKVQETGISENSPEVLIPSFLSAYTSSGDKRISIFNPLPGLLSALPNWNIRYSGLGKIDKIKNIFSDITLSHYYTAKYIIGNYTSYSGWVRTEGHLGLRPMQGDNGAVRPIASGIYSIPSVTLQESFFPLFGVDMTTLGGFSFKLNWNKNRGVTLNLNAYQILEEYINELSCTLGYKVNNFDRLLGLRRGKKEEEASGEYNGGALVIRANYSLNETSIMLRKIQERYSVSTNGSLGKRVGISADYDLNKYIMLRAFYECEINRPRVSTIAFPVKNTNYGVSLRLNFSY
- a CDS encoding LrgB family protein, which encodes MKEIMTSEVFMLGAVIGIYLLSIRLSKAVGTAIANPLLISIVVIIVLLKLWGIPYEQFLRSSHMLNFFLGPSVVSLGYILYKQVHHLKGNVLSIFASVLTGAFIGIVSIAVTGSLMGANHSLIASLEPKSVTTPIAMELAAKNGGIPPLTAVVVVAAGIMGSIIAPPLMRLLRIKSPIAKGLALGASSHGVGTATAIQMGAIEGALSGLAIGIMGIITALLLPLIEKCGAFL
- a CDS encoding CidA/LrgA family protein; this encodes MKSLIKIFNVFLFCWLGELASKLTGGFIPGCVLGMILLFIALSFKIIPENKVDAPARLLADNMGLFFLPAGVGLMTQMDLIRQYWGIILICVIVSSVLVIGSVAYIQDRLERRRKP